A segment of the Deltaproteobacteria bacterium genome:
TCCCGGAGCTGCGCCGCTTCCGCCTGGCGGCGGGGCGCTTCTTCGACGCGAGCGAGGCGGAGCGGGGCCGCGCCGTAGTCGTGCTGGGCTTCGAGGCCGCACGCGACCTCTTCGACCTGCCCGCGTCGGCCGTGGGCAAGTCGCTGCGCATCGAGGGAGTCGCCTTCGAGGTGATCGGAGTCTTCGACGAGAAATCGGGCCTGCAGTACGTGAACACGAATCGCCCCGACAACCGGCTCGTGCTCGTGCCGCAGGCGACCGCCGAGGCGAGGCTCGGCTTCCGCAAGGACGGCGAGCGGATCTTCATCGTCTACCCGCGCGCCGGGGCCGATGCCAGGGCCGCGCTGCGCGCGGTGATCGCGACCCTGGCGCGTCGCAGCGGCTTCCACCCCGACGACGTCGACGCCTTGCGCAGATTCGACCTCTCGGAGCTGCTCGGCTTCGTCGACCTGCTCCACGTCATCTTCACCGGCTTCATCGGCGTGGCCGGAACGGTGACGCTCCTGGTCGGAGGGCTCGGCATCGCGAACTACCAGCTCGCGCTGCTCGCGGAGCGCTCGGTCGAACTCGGCGTCGCGCGCGCCATCGGCGCGCGGACTTCCACGCTGATCGCGCAGGTCGCGCTCGAATCGCTGCTGGTCGCGGGCGGAGCGTCGCTTTCCGGTGTCGGTCTGGGCGTCGGCGTCTGCACGGCGTTCGCGCGTCTGGCGCCGCCCGGCCTGCTGCCGCTGCCGATCGTCTCCGCGACCGCCGCCGCGATCACGGCCGCCGCGCTGCTCGGAGTCGCGCTCCTCGCGGCGATCGTCCCGGCGCTGCAGGTGCGCAAGCTCGAGGTCGGGCTGGCGCTCCGCGCCGGGATCTGAGCCGCACAAATCAGGAATCATTCCTGAAAGAGGTTGCGGGCCGGAGCCGCCCCGGGTATCGTGCCGGCCGTGACGCAGACCCCCCCCGAGCCGGCGCCGCGGCGCCACCAGACCCGCCAGCGCGCGCGGATCCTCGCGTGGCTTCGCGCCACGGACTCGCACCCGACGGCGCTCCAGACCCACGAGGCCCTGGTCGAGGAGCTGCCGAACCTCTCGCTCGGCACCGTCTACCGGAACCTCGAGGTGCTGGTGTCGGAGGGCGCGATCGACGAGGTCGCGTCGGCCGGAGCGGGCGTGCGCTACGACGGCAACCCGAAGCCGCACCACCATTTCATCTGCGAGAGCTGCGGGGCGATCGACGATCTTCACCTGCAGGCGCCCCCGGAGCTGGCGCGAAAACTGCGCCGCGCGCGCGGCCGAACGGCGCGGCGCATCCGCATCGATTTCTACGGTCTCTGCGAGGCGTGTGAGTTGCACGGCTCGAAGACAGGGACCGGACGCTAGAACCCGACCAAGGAGAACACACACATGAGCAAGCTCGAGGGATCGAAGACGCACGCGCACCTGAAGGAGGCCTTCGCCGGCGAGTCGCAGGCGAACCGCCGCTACCTGTATTTCGCGAAGCAGGCCGACATCGAGGGTTTCCCCGACGTGGGCGGCCTGTTCCGCGACACCGCCGAGGCCGAGACCGGCCACGCGCACGGCCACCTGGACTTCCTGCGCCGCGTCGGCGACCCGGCGACCGGCAAGCCGATCGGCAGCACCGACAAGAATCTCGGGGCGGCCGTCCACGGCGAGACCTACGAGTACACCGAGATGTACCCGGGAATGGCCAAGGACGCGCGCACGGAGGGCTTCGCCGACATCGCCGAGTGGTTCGAGACGCTGGCGAAGGCCGAGAAGTCGCACGCCGGCCGGTTCCAGAAGGCGCTCGACACGCTGCCGAAGCTCTGAATCGCGCCTGATCACCGACGGGGTGGAGTGCGAGAGCGCTCCACCCCGTCCGCTGGAGAGCCATGAAGAACGCGAGCCTGCACGATGCCGAGTATCTCGACCGCAAGGCGCTCGACGCGGAGCTCGTGCGCGTGTTCGAGAAATGCCACGACTGCCGGCGCTGCCTGCCGCTCTGCCCGTCGTTCCCGTCGCTCTTCGACGCGATCGACTCGCACGAGCTCGAGGCCGCGAAGCTCACCGGGCCCGAGATCCGCGAGGTGATCGACCTCTGCTTCCAGTGCAAGCTCTGTTACAACCACTGTCCCTATCACCCGCCGCACGAGTGGGCGATCGACTTCCCGAAGCTGATGTCGCGCGCGAAGCTGGTGCAGGCGCAGGAGGAAGGCATCCCGCTCGCCGAGCGGATCGGCTCGCAGCAGGACCTGATGGGAAAGGCGTCGTGTCTCACGGCGGCCATCACCAACGCCGCGTTCAAGAACCGCGCGGTCCGCTTCCTGATGGAGAAGGGAACCGGCATCGACCGGCGCTGGATCATGCCGACCTACGAATCCCGCCCGTTCTCGAAGGACCTCCAGCGACACCGAACCGTGTCGGGAGAGAACGGCCGCGCGATCCTCTTCACCACCTGCTTCGTCGAGTACAGCGAGGCGATCACCGCCCGCGCAGCTTTGGAGGTGCTCGAGCACAACGGCGTGGCCGTCGAGGGCGGCTACCAGGCCTGCTGCGGCGCGCCGTTCCTGCACGGCGGCGACCTGGCCAGCGCGAAGAAGAACGCCGCCAAGGTGGTCGCGGGCCTGATCGCGCGCGTGCGCGAGGGCGTTCCGATCGTGGTGCCGGGGCCCACCTGCTCCTACCAGCTGAAGAACGAGTACCCCGAGCTGCTCGGAACCGAGGACTCGATCGCGGTCGCCGCCGCGACGAAGGATCTCGGCGAGTTCCTGTTCTCGCTCGCGGCCGCGAAGAAGCTCTCGCGGGAGTTCCCGAAGAAGCTCGGCCGCATCGCCTACCACCTGCCCTGCCACCTGAAGGCGCAGAACATCGGCTTCCGCTCCATGCAGCTGCTCGGGCTGGTCTCCGACGACGTGCGCATGATCGACGCCTGCTCAGGCGTCGACGGCACCTGGGGCATGAAGGCGCGCTGGTGGGAGCAGAGCCAGAAGATCGCCGGGAAGCTCGTGATGGAAATCCGCAGCGCGGAGCCCGAGCGCATCGCGACCGACTGCCCGCTGTCGGCGCTGCGCATCCTGGAGCGGACCGGAAAGCAGGCCGTGCACCCGGTCGTGCTCCTGCACGAGGCCTACGGCCTGGGAGGTGCGAAATGAGAGGCGTGCGGCGCGAGGAGGTGCTCGACCTCGTCGCCTACGAGAAGACCCGCGAGGCGTTCCTGGCCCGGACCATCGAGCTCAAGCGCCCGCGCCGGATCGCCGTGGGCGACCGGCTCACGTTCATCTTCGAGAACCGCGACACCGTGCGGTTCCAGATCCAGGAGATGCTCCGCGCCGAGCGCGCGGTGAA
Coding sequences within it:
- a CDS encoding ABC transporter permease; translated protein: MELGEHWLQACESLGANPRRALASALGVFWGAAAIVLMLAWGAGFQEFMRAELGRYGRPSIFVIPGVSSSGFPGVRAGVPIRATREDAAVSERENSELVDAVVTEYWAPERVLVERRGRVRRLDLNATDVRFPELRRFRLAAGRFFDASEAERGRAVVVLGFEAARDLFDLPASAVGKSLRIEGVAFEVIGVFDEKSGLQYVNTNRPDNRLVLVPQATAEARLGFRKDGERIFIVYPRAGADARAALRAVIATLARRSGFHPDDVDALRRFDLSELLGFVDLLHVIFTGFIGVAGTVTLLVGGLGIANYQLALLAERSVELGVARAIGARTSTLIAQVALESLLVAGGASLSGVGLGVGVCTAFARLAPPGLLPLPIVSATAAAITAAALLGVALLAAIVPALQVRKLEVGLALRAGI
- a CDS encoding transcriptional repressor, which translates into the protein MRAGAAPGIVPAVTQTPPEPAPRRHQTRQRARILAWLRATDSHPTALQTHEALVEELPNLSLGTVYRNLEVLVSEGAIDEVASAGAGVRYDGNPKPHHHFICESCGAIDDLHLQAPPELARKLRRARGRTARRIRIDFYGLCEACELHGSKTGTGR
- a CDS encoding rubrerythrin — translated: MSKLEGSKTHAHLKEAFAGESQANRRYLYFAKQADIEGFPDVGGLFRDTAEAETGHAHGHLDFLRRVGDPATGKPIGSTDKNLGAAVHGETYEYTEMYPGMAKDARTEGFADIAEWFETLAKAEKSHAGRFQKALDTLPKL